The following are encoded together in the Streptomyces flavofungini genome:
- a CDS encoding SDR family NAD(P)-dependent oxidoreductase, with the protein MTVTEDSQQQGAGEFGPGIDPERLAVCLSVLDELDQLDVDHPDAITVRRATAGIYRTVKQRRRQERRAAKTAHDKAVTEATATGSAQRIDDETEGILPSSVTEAGQIAGILQRPRSCYTCKTRYVEVDYFYHQLCQTCAAENRAKRDARADLTGKRALLTGGRAKIGMYIALRLLRDGAHTTITTRFPKDAIRRFKAMDDSADWLHRLEIVGIDLRDPGQVVGLAEQVAGQGPLDILINNATQTVRRLPSAYAALVEGENAPLPAGELPAHHVIGAFNSGAVGELGGPAALPVGVSDLDAQQVADLALVAGNASVERHLAGTAIDAGGLVPDVVDTNTWVQTIEQISPVELLETQLCNYTAPFILISHLRPMMAEAAKKASSGRAYVVNVSAMEGVFGRGYKGAGHPNTNAAKAAMNMVTRTSGQEMFETDGILMTSVDTGWITDERPHHDKLRLAEEGFHAPLDLVDGAARVYDPVVRGEAGEDLYGVFLKDYKPGKW; encoded by the coding sequence ATGACGGTGACAGAGGACAGCCAGCAGCAGGGCGCCGGTGAGTTCGGCCCGGGTATCGACCCCGAGCGGCTCGCCGTCTGCCTCAGCGTCCTCGACGAGCTGGACCAGCTGGACGTCGACCACCCCGACGCGATCACCGTGCGCCGCGCCACCGCCGGGATCTACCGCACCGTGAAGCAGCGCCGCCGCCAGGAGCGCAGGGCCGCCAAGACCGCCCACGACAAGGCCGTCACCGAGGCCACCGCCACCGGCTCCGCGCAGCGCATCGACGACGAGACCGAAGGCATCCTGCCGTCCTCCGTCACCGAGGCGGGCCAGATCGCGGGGATACTCCAGCGCCCCCGCTCCTGCTACACCTGCAAGACGCGGTACGTGGAAGTCGACTACTTCTACCACCAGCTCTGCCAGACCTGCGCCGCCGAGAACCGCGCCAAGCGCGACGCCCGCGCCGACCTCACCGGCAAGCGCGCCCTGCTCACCGGCGGTCGCGCCAAGATCGGCATGTACATCGCGCTGCGGCTCCTGCGCGACGGCGCGCACACCACCATCACGACCCGCTTCCCCAAGGACGCCATCCGCCGCTTCAAGGCCATGGACGACTCGGCGGACTGGCTGCACCGCCTGGAGATCGTCGGCATCGACCTGCGCGACCCCGGGCAGGTGGTCGGCCTGGCCGAGCAGGTCGCGGGGCAGGGACCGCTCGACATCCTCATCAACAACGCGACGCAGACCGTGCGGCGTCTGCCCTCCGCCTACGCCGCGCTCGTCGAGGGCGAGAACGCCCCGCTGCCCGCCGGGGAACTGCCCGCCCACCACGTGATCGGCGCCTTCAATTCCGGCGCGGTCGGCGAGCTCGGCGGACCGGCCGCGCTGCCCGTCGGCGTCAGCGACCTGGACGCGCAGCAGGTCGCCGACCTCGCCCTGGTCGCGGGCAACGCCAGCGTCGAGCGGCACCTGGCGGGCACCGCCATCGACGCGGGCGGCCTGGTGCCGGACGTCGTGGACACCAACACCTGGGTGCAGACCATCGAACAGATCTCCCCGGTGGAGCTGCTCGAGACCCAGCTGTGCAACTACACCGCGCCCTTCATCCTGATCAGCCACCTGCGGCCGATGATGGCCGAGGCCGCGAAGAAGGCGTCGAGCGGACGCGCCTACGTCGTCAACGTCTCGGCGATGGAGGGCGTCTTCGGCCGTGGCTACAAGGGCGCGGGGCACCCGAACACCAACGCCGCCAAGGCCGCGATGAACATGGTGACGCGCACCAGCGGCCAGGAGATGTTCGAGACCGACGGCATCCTCATGACCTCGGTCGACACCGGCTGGATCACCGACGAGCGCCCCCACCACGACAAGCTGCGCCTCGCCGAGGAAGGCTTCCACGCCCCGCTCGACCTGGTCGACGGCGCGGCCCGGGTGTACGACCCGGTGGTGCGCGGCGAGGCGGGCGAGGACCTGTACGGGGTGTTCCTCAAGGACTACAAGCCCGGCAAGTGGTAG
- a CDS encoding ArsR/SmtB family transcription factor, producing the protein MADEERHVKRPADHLRVLDPEREPAAIKALTHPLRVRLLGLLRMDGPATASELAARTGESSASTSYHLRVLAKYAFVAEAEHRDSRERRWRAVHAVTTWDHEAMDASPVGRQFMGEMARRQVAHLGELVGWYEADRAAGRLAREWLEPSGITDLMPMLTPESLAELKQSFEDKLEELTARDAGKERAEKVAVVFAGLPIVGRGAGDEGAGGGPAGAGGPAEVAGSGGVDGSVEAGGPLEVSGSVEAGEATPRRVRGYTHD; encoded by the coding sequence ATGGCAGACGAAGAGCGTCACGTGAAGCGCCCGGCGGACCACCTGCGGGTCCTCGACCCGGAGCGGGAGCCCGCCGCCATCAAGGCGCTGACGCATCCGCTGCGGGTCCGGCTGCTCGGCCTGCTGCGCATGGACGGACCCGCGACGGCGAGCGAGCTCGCGGCCCGGACCGGGGAGTCCTCCGCCTCGACCAGCTACCACCTGCGCGTCCTCGCGAAGTACGCCTTCGTCGCCGAGGCGGAGCACCGCGACAGCCGCGAGCGCCGCTGGCGCGCGGTGCACGCGGTGACCACGTGGGACCACGAGGCCATGGACGCGTCCCCCGTCGGCCGCCAGTTCATGGGCGAGATGGCCCGCCGTCAGGTCGCCCACCTGGGGGAGTTGGTGGGGTGGTACGAGGCGGACAGGGCTGCCGGGCGACTGGCGCGGGAATGGCTGGAGCCGTCCGGCATCACGGACCTGATGCCCATGCTCACGCCCGAGTCGCTGGCCGAGCTCAAGCAGTCCTTCGAGGACAAGCTGGAGGAACTGACGGCACGCGACGCGGGGAAGGAACGGGCCGAGAAGGTCGCGGTGGTCTTCGCGGGGCTGCCGATCGTCGGGCGAGGGGCGGGGGACGAGGGGGCAGGGGGAGGTCCCGCTGGTGCGGGTGGTCCCGCTGAGGTGGCTGGTTCTGGCGGAGTGGACGGTTCCGTCGAGGCGGGCGGTCCTCTCGAAGTGAGCGGTTCCGTCGAGGCGGGCGAGGCCACCCCCAGACGCGTGCGGGGTTACACCCATGACTGA
- a CDS encoding wax ester/triacylglycerol synthase family O-acyltransferase — MTSESSDLLAPLDLAFWSIESPEHPMHLGALGAFAADSPSAAAHAADLLAARAPAVPGLRMRIRHVLLPPGAAERKPAPGFDPLDHVHLAPPATDFHAAAGALMQRPLDRSRPPWEAHVLPAADGTSFAVLFKFHHALADGLRALALAAGVMDPVELPPARAPRPAPEAPWWHALDPRRLPGAVGSALSGARDAVTDAGRALDIGASVARATWDVRSCDALTSRPTGTRRTAGVALDLDDVHRVRKTAGGTVNDVLIAVVAGALRRWLDERGDSSEGVVPRALVPVSRRRPRTAQPQGNRLSGYLVRLPVDDPDPLARLRAVRTAMDRNKDAGPTRGAGAVALLADHVLPIGHRIGGPAVAHAARLLFDILVTSVPLPSLGLRLAGCPLTEVYPFAPLARGHALAVAVSTYRGRVHYGLVADAAAVPDLDLLARSLGAELAALVAVCERSPGVAGDRSGLVPGARPT; from the coding sequence ATGACCTCTGAGAGCTCGGACCTGCTCGCCCCCCTCGATCTCGCCTTCTGGAGCATCGAGTCCCCGGAACACCCCATGCACCTGGGGGCCCTGGGCGCCTTCGCCGCGGACTCGCCGTCCGCCGCCGCGCACGCCGCCGACCTGCTCGCCGCCCGCGCCCCCGCGGTGCCGGGCCTGCGCATGCGGATACGGCACGTCCTGCTGCCTCCCGGCGCCGCCGAGCGGAAGCCCGCCCCCGGCTTCGACCCGCTGGACCACGTCCACCTCGCCCCGCCCGCGACCGACTTCCACGCGGCGGCGGGCGCGCTCATGCAGCGCCCGCTCGACCGGAGCCGGCCGCCGTGGGAGGCGCACGTCCTGCCCGCCGCCGACGGGACGTCGTTCGCGGTCCTGTTCAAGTTCCACCACGCCCTCGCCGACGGGCTGCGCGCCCTCGCCCTGGCCGCCGGGGTCATGGACCCGGTGGAGCTCCCGCCCGCCCGCGCGCCCCGCCCCGCCCCCGAGGCCCCCTGGTGGCACGCCCTCGACCCACGGCGGCTGCCCGGTGCCGTCGGCTCCGCGCTCTCCGGGGCCCGCGACGCCGTCACCGACGCCGGCCGGGCCCTCGACATCGGCGCGTCCGTGGCGCGGGCGACCTGGGACGTGCGGTCCTGCGACGCCCTCACCTCCCGGCCCACCGGCACCCGCCGCACCGCAGGTGTCGCTCTCGACCTGGACGACGTGCACCGGGTGCGCAAGACCGCCGGGGGCACCGTCAACGACGTCTTGATCGCGGTGGTCGCCGGGGCGCTGCGGCGCTGGCTGGACGAGCGGGGCGACAGCAGCGAGGGCGTCGTGCCGCGCGCGCTCGTCCCCGTCTCGCGGCGCCGCCCGCGCACCGCCCAGCCGCAGGGCAACCGCCTCTCCGGCTATCTGGTGCGGCTGCCCGTCGACGACCCGGACCCGCTGGCCCGCCTGCGCGCCGTGCGCACCGCCATGGACCGCAACAAGGACGCGGGCCCCACCCGCGGCGCGGGCGCCGTCGCGCTGCTCGCCGACCACGTGCTCCCGATCGGCCACCGCATCGGCGGCCCCGCCGTCGCGCACGCGGCCCGGCTGCTCTTCGACATCCTCGTCACCAGCGTGCCGCTGCCCAGCCTCGGCCTGCGCCTCGCGGGCTGCCCGCTCACCGAGGTCTACCCCTTCGCCCCGCTGGCCCGCGGCCACGCGCTCGCCGTCGCCGTCTCCACGTACCGGGGCCGCGTCCACTACGGCCTGGTCGCCGACGCCGCCGCGGTGCCCGACCTGGACCTTCTCGCCCGGAGCCTCGGCGCCGAACTCGCCGCGCTGGTGGCCGTGTGCGAGCGCTCACCGGGGGTGGCGGGCGACCGTTCGGGTTTGGTACCGGGCGCCCGGCCTACGTAA